In Diorhabda carinulata isolate Delta chromosome 6, icDioCari1.1, whole genome shotgun sequence, a single genomic region encodes these proteins:
- the LOC130895316 gene encoding uncharacterized protein LOC130895316: MPGLPEQIYCAEQISIPPTFPYLLRQYAKAAIRSQPTDLLQWSTAYFRCLSLNIPPPVKPRLEYPIPRDHYGITPGWLKALLYQLSSNKTINFKILWDRWIGACLSHHTLIQILCLGGFDNPKEIPWLRFIGLCAAHLTDDLTSSMKLICEIMTDEPEGGSAMIPLATFMDLYTFLAKIDASKGQMLKNIYFTDSLLSLYREISEKEVKEEVKEEVVLEEESEKSQLSEKSESEEVEKEMSKEEISCPSLVGDDQYSVDYYIDHVAVGEEHDEAEEGSTGAIELPAYLKEPSGGEMGEVDDISPELMYAQRMFEMEGEGEFQEDALYDIIAGKDVKAKLEGSEEPCPQESVDTIIEEPRKIVPYDFEDEKTLLEDLERLKALQQEIPGEADEEIEKFKCRLIAEMPLTDSQNLAIEQFKEKEIEDKLDEVEAEEEKSEEEQVEKEDYEEIWVDKVPGIGPVVPDSLINAVEEYMKDVAAIQHNMVMPRNIRHYNCPPLELVEA, translated from the exons ATGCCGGGGCTACCAGAACAAATATATTGCGCAGAACAAATTTCGATACCTCCAACTTTTCCTTATTTATTGAGACAATATGCCAAAGCGGCTATTAGGAGTCAACCAACAGATTTGTTACA ATGGTCAACGGCATACTTTCGGTGTTTGTCTTTGAATATTCCGCCTCCTGTGAAACCACGTCTGGAATATCCAATCCCAAGAGATCACTATGGTATAACACCTGGATGGTTGAAGGCTCTCCTGTATCAACTTTCCAGTAacaaaactataaatttcaaaatattatggGATAGATGGATTGGTGCTTGTTTATCTCATCACACTCTAATACAGATATTGTGCTTAGGAGGGTTTGATAACCCTAAAGAAATACCTTGGCTGAGATTTATAGGACTTTGTGCAGCTCATTTGACGGAT gatTTAACTAGTTCTATGaaattaatttgtgaaataatgACTGATGAACCTGAAGGTGGATCAGCTATGATACCATTAGCAACATTCATGGATTTATACACTTTCTTAGCCAAGATTGATGCCTCCAAAGgtcaaatgttgaaaaatatctatttcaCCGATTCTCTTCTGAGTTTATATAGAGAAATTTCTGAAAAAGAGGTTAAAGAAGAAGTAAAAGAGGAAGTGGTGTTAGAAGAAGAAAG TGAGAAGAGTCAGCTGTCTGAAAAATCTGAATCAGAAGAAGTGGAAAAAGAGATGAGCAAAGAAGAAATATCATGTCCAAGTCTAGTAGGAGACGATCAGTATTCCGTAGATTATTATATCGATCATGTGGCTGTTGGAGAAGAGCACGATGAAGCCGAAGAAGGTTCGACTGG GGCAATTGAGCTTCCTGCATATTTAAAAGAGCCTTCAGGAGGAGAAATGGGGGAAGTTGACGATATCTCGCCGGAATTAATGTACGCTCAAAGAATGTTCGAAATGGAAGGAGAAG GTGAATTTCAAGAAGATGCTCTGTATGATATTATCGCTGGTAAGGATGTGAAAGCCAAATTAGAAGGAAGTGAGGAGCCTTGTCCTCAAGAATCTGTTGATACTATAATCGAAGAACCGAGAAAAATTGTACCATATGATTTTGAAGATGAAAAAACGTTGTTAGAAGATTTGGAACGACTTAAA gCACTACAACAAGAAATTCCTGGTGAAGctgatgaagaaattgaaaaattcaagtgCAGACTTATAGCTGAGATGCCTCTCACTGATTCTCAGAACTTGGCTATTGAAcagttcaaagaaaaagaaattgaagataaacTTGATGAAGTCGAagcagaagaagaaaaaagtgagGAGGAACAAGTGGAAAAg GAAGATTATGAAGAAATTTGGGTAGATAAAGTACCCGGTATTGGTCCAGTTGTACCTGATTCGTTAATAAATGCCGTTGAAGAATATATGAAGGATGTTGCCGCCATTCAACACAATATGGTTATGCCGCGAAATATTAGACATTATAACTGCCCTCCGTTAGAACTTGTAGAAGCctaa